The Clostridium chauvoei genome has a window encoding:
- a CDS encoding discoidin domain-containing protein, whose amino-acid sequence MQSLRKRKALKRTLPLFLVFAMIFGNISTYANVSIIAERENLALNKDAFASSEETATFTASKVTDGQIDRDGEHVSRWACERHEQNPWVAIDFGSKTKFNEVVIEWERKNINSYKIETSDDNETWTTIYTGSNVTAYRDVIEVGEQDARYVRVLVSSYSPAEEGSDIRWETISIYEIEVYRNVDVVQPEEGINIALNKATTASTVETNNFTANKATDGVIDRTGAKTSRWASAVASDDQWLKVDLGENTQFESIVIEWERKNATKYRVQVSEDGSNWADIYTATSAPTNHRDAIDLGEKVSGRYVRLYIDEHVSNSEGVNWNNISVYELEIYNGTLPEPPKTADEVARNLTVNELTSEDTKLTMPTVPDGFSIEFIGADYEEVIDYDMNIHKPLVNTKVVVNFEVTKGNEKATSPAIEVIVPGANEVTGNAKPIVVPELREWAGRTGNFEITNNSKIVINPASEAAVRNAVEVFAQDYKDIVGKEIAIVVSNEPNSGDFYFSLSSNYPELRKEGYYMDISNAVSVEANEESGIFLATRTILQILKQNESYIPKGLVRDYPQYDVRGFMLDVGRKFVSLDYLYEIMKTMSWYKLNDFQVHLNDNYIWLRDDYGSEALENAYAAFRLESNDVGENGVKLTAQDGHYTKEEFGNFIDDSKLYGVNIVPEFDTPGHALAFTKAHPSYAYEDGNGENAAMLDVTNPEVVQYIKSIFNEYMDGENPVFRDSTIHIGTDEFYGNSEQYRKYADEMLKFIRDDKGATPRLWGSLTNKSGSTPVTVDGIEMNIWSLGWANPKAMYDAGYKLINTEDTNLYIVPGANYYRNYLDTQWLYNNWEVNKFSNGTVLPEGSPKMIGGMFALWNDLIDKRANGIVQYDLFDRIFQAMQVLSEKMWGEADDKNFDEFKQAANKVGLAPNTNPKYEVESATEKVVEYDFENATGNIAEDKSGNNYNTVTATNSEIKKGSVNLKGENSYIETPLNNIGPNYSVSFSVNRSAESSEEEQILFESNEGSFKAVQKETGKVGFSREAYDYSFNYTLPKGESIDITIVGKINKTELYVNGEYVDEISQSSTTNKFGTFVFPLEKIGSESKAFKGLIDNLLVTNKAAMEDPNKIPQVEMTATATSEHPNVGNEGLATFAIDGNESTIWHTNYNSSNPLPQSITLSLGGTYNVDRLTYLPRQAGGVNGTITGYELHVSTDGSTFEKVKEGTLENNSKVKTIKLDEPTEASHVKLVATAGVGGFASASELNVFKTKEAVDPSPEPTEVGFKVTANDRVQVEENLEIKVGVNNIASNMYAMEFNVDYDKTKFEFIEGTSIDDSKYIVKIAEKDGKLKVLIATKGVEIENSKDVVNLVFKAKATGENITFNIIDGKLGDGEGNEHAVDNSTVTTTVISGEVDPNPSVDKKALEIAISYAEEVVANGGLVGVVPAVVNEFNTSLIEARIVYANSNATVSEVEKTFDRLMKAIHMLEFKQGDKAELQKLVNIIEALDKTLYTKETWTNLEKVLEEAKTVLADENAMVDEVNKTFDKLMDTYSKLEKAVDKTELEKMVNKVEEIDKNLYIPSTLKYLEKALEKAKEVLAKENATQDEVDKAFEYLVKAYAKIRLKPNKDMLNGLIEEIKSIDLSKYTTSSVSKLNKELSKAMNVLNSEEATQKDVDKAFNNLKKAKDDLVAKADNVNPTNPTNPSYPTKPGNGGKTPSGGKLPNTGGAMGSLGLLGIGGALAVAGLTIIKKRKN is encoded by the coding sequence ATGCAGAGTCTAAGAAAAAGAAAGGCACTTAAAAGAACTTTACCTTTATTTCTTGTATTTGCTATGATATTTGGAAATATTTCAACTTATGCAAATGTTAGTATTATAGCAGAACGGGAAAACTTAGCACTAAACAAAGATGCATTTGCATCAAGTGAGGAAACTGCTACATTTACAGCAAGTAAAGTAACAGATGGTCAAATAGACAGAGATGGAGAGCATGTATCTAGATGGGCATGTGAAAGACATGAACAAAACCCATGGGTTGCAATAGACTTCGGATCAAAGACTAAGTTTAATGAAGTTGTAATTGAATGGGAAAGAAAAAACATTAACTCTTATAAGATAGAAACGTCAGATGATAACGAAACATGGACAACTATATATACAGGAAGTAATGTTACTGCATATAGAGATGTAATAGAGGTTGGAGAACAGGATGCAAGATATGTAAGAGTTCTAGTATCAAGTTATTCTCCAGCAGAAGAAGGTTCAGATATTCGTTGGGAAACAATTTCTATATATGAAATAGAAGTTTATAGAAACGTAGATGTTGTACAACCTGAAGAAGGAATAAACATAGCTTTAAATAAGGCAACTACAGCATCAACTGTTGAAACAAATAATTTCACTGCAAATAAAGCTACTGATGGAGTTATAGATAGAACAGGTGCTAAAACTTCAAGATGGGCAAGTGCTGTAGCATCAGATGATCAATGGCTTAAAGTTGATTTAGGTGAAAATACTCAATTTGAAAGTATAGTAATTGAGTGGGAAAGAAAAAATGCAACTAAATATAGAGTACAAGTATCAGAAGATGGTAGTAATTGGGCAGATATTTATACTGCAACTTCAGCACCAACTAACCATAGAGATGCTATTGATTTAGGCGAAAAAGTAAGTGGCAGATATGTAAGACTTTATATTGATGAGCATGTTTCTAATTCAGAAGGTGTTAATTGGAATAATATTTCTGTATATGAATTAGAAATATATAATGGTACTCTTCCAGAGCCGCCAAAAACTGCAGATGAAGTAGCTAGAAATTTAACAGTTAATGAGTTGACTTCAGAAGATACAAAACTTACAATGCCAACTGTTCCAGATGGATTTAGTATAGAGTTTATTGGAGCAGATTATGAGGAAGTTATTGATTATGATATGAACATTCATAAACCACTTGTAAATACAAAGGTAGTTGTAAATTTTGAAGTTACAAAAGGAAATGAAAAAGCAACTTCACCAGCTATTGAAGTAATAGTACCAGGAGCTAATGAAGTAACTGGAAATGCTAAACCAATAGTAGTGCCTGAACTTAGAGAGTGGGCTGGAAGAACTGGAAACTTTGAAATAACAAATAATTCAAAGATAGTAATAAATCCTGCTTCAGAAGCAGCAGTAAGAAATGCTGTAGAAGTTTTTGCACAGGATTATAAAGATATAGTTGGAAAAGAAATTGCCATAGTTGTATCAAATGAACCGAATAGCGGAGACTTTTATTTTTCATTAAGTTCAAATTATCCAGAGCTTAGAAAAGAAGGATATTATATGGATATTTCTAATGCAGTTAGTGTTGAGGCTAATGAAGAATCAGGAATATTCTTAGCAACAAGAACTATACTTCAAATTCTTAAACAAAATGAAAGTTATATACCAAAGGGATTAGTTAGAGATTATCCACAATATGATGTAAGAGGATTTATGTTAGATGTGGGAAGAAAGTTTGTTTCTTTAGATTATTTATATGAAATAATGAAGACTATGTCATGGTATAAATTAAATGATTTTCAAGTTCATTTAAATGATAATTATATCTGGCTAAGAGATGATTATGGTAGTGAAGCTTTAGAAAATGCGTATGCTGCCTTTAGACTTGAGTCAAATGATGTTGGAGAAAATGGTGTTAAATTAACAGCTCAAGATGGACACTATACTAAAGAAGAGTTTGGTAATTTTATAGATGATTCCAAACTGTATGGAGTAAATATAGTGCCAGAATTTGATACACCTGGACATGCATTAGCATTTACAAAAGCACATCCAAGCTATGCATATGAAGATGGAAATGGCGAAAATGCGGCAATGTTAGATGTTACAAATCCAGAGGTTGTTCAATATATAAAAAGCATATTCAATGAATATATGGATGGAGAAAATCCTGTATTTAGAGATTCTACAATTCATATAGGAACAGATGAATTTTATGGAAATTCAGAACAATACAGAAAATATGCTGATGAAATGTTAAAGTTTATAAGAGATGACAAAGGTGCAACACCAAGATTATGGGGAAGTTTAACTAATAAAAGTGGTTCAACTCCAGTAACAGTAGATGGTATTGAAATGAATATATGGAGCCTTGGATGGGCAAATCCTAAGGCTATGTATGATGCAGGATATAAGCTAATAAATACTGAAGATACTAATCTTTATATAGTACCAGGAGCTAATTATTATAGAAATTATTTAGATACTCAATGGTTATATAACAATTGGGAAGTAAATAAATTTAGCAATGGAACTGTTTTACCAGAAGGATCTCCAAAGATGATTGGTGGAATGTTTGCTTTATGGAATGATTTAATAGATAAAAGAGCAAATGGAATAGTACAATATGATCTTTTTGATAGAATATTCCAAGCAATGCAAGTATTATCAGAAAAAATGTGGGGAGAAGCTGATGATAAAAACTTTGATGAATTTAAACAAGCAGCTAACAAAGTTGGACTTGCTCCAAATACTAACCCCAAATATGAAGTAGAATCAGCAACTGAAAAGGTAGTGGAATATGATTTTGAAAATGCAACAGGAAATATTGCAGAAGATAAATCAGGAAATAACTATAATACAGTTACTGCAACTAATTCGGAAATTAAGAAGGGTTCAGTTAATTTAAAGGGGGAAAATAGTTATATTGAAACTCCACTTAATAATATTGGACCAAATTATTCAGTTTCTTTTAGTGTAAATAGATCAGCTGAAAGTAGTGAGGAAGAGCAAATTCTTTTCGAATCTAATGAAGGATCATTTAAAGCCGTTCAAAAAGAAACTGGAAAAGTAGGTTTTTCAAGAGAAGCTTATGATTATTCATTTAACTATACTCTTCCTAAAGGAGAATCGATCGATATAACTATAGTTGGGAAAATAAATAAAACTGAGTTATATGTAAATGGTGAATATGTAGATGAAATAAGTCAATCAAGTACAACAAATAAATTTGGAACCTTTGTATTTCCATTAGAAAAAATAGGTAGTGAAAGTAAAGCATTTAAGGGATTAATTGATAATTTATTAGTAACTAATAAAGCAGCTATGGAAGATCCAAATAAGATTCCACAAGTAGAGATGACAGCAACTGCAACTAGTGAACACCCAAATGTAGGTAATGAAGGTTTAGCAACATTTGCTATTGATGGAAATGAATCAACAATTTGGCATACTAATTATAATTCTTCAAATCCATTGCCACAAAGTATAACTTTAAGTTTAGGTGGAACTTACAATGTTGATAGATTAACTTATCTACCAAGACAAGCTGGGGGAGTAAATGGAACTATTACAGGATATGAATTACATGTAAGTACAGATGGTTCAACTTTCGAAAAAGTCAAAGAAGGGACTTTAGAAAATAACTCTAAAGTTAAAACAATAAAGCTTGATGAACCAACAGAAGCAAGTCATGTGAAATTAGTTGCAACAGCAGGAGTTGGAGGTTTTGCATCAGCATCAGAATTAAATGTTTTTAAAACTAAAGAAGCAGTTGATCCATCACCAGAACCAACAGAAGTAGGCTTTAAGGTTACAGCTAACGATAGAGTACAGGTTGAAGAAAACCTTGAAATTAAAGTTGGAGTAAATAACATAGCTTCTAACATGTATGCTATGGAATTTAATGTAGATTATGATAAAACTAAATTTGAATTTATTGAAGGAACTTCAATAGATGATTCAAAATATATAGTTAAAATAGCAGAGAAAGATGGAAAGTTAAAAGTATTAATTGCAACAAAGGGAGTAGAGATAGAAAATAGTAAAGATGTGGTAAACTTAGTATTTAAGGCAAAGGCTACAGGAGAAAATATTACATTTAATATTATTGATGGAAAGCTTGGAGATGGGGAAGGAAATGAGCATGCAGTTGATAACTCAACAGTAACGACAACAGTAATTTCAGGTGAAGTAGATCCTAATCCAAGTGTTGATAAAAAAGCATTGGAAATAGCTATAAGCTATGCAGAAGAAGTAGTAGCTAATGGAGGTCTTGTAGGAGTAGTTCCAGCAGTAGTTAACGAGTTTAATACTTCATTAATAGAAGCAAGAATAGTATATGCAAATTCAAACGCAACAGTTAGCGAAGTGGAAAAAACCTTTGATAGACTAATGAAGGCAATTCATATGCTAGAATTTAAACAAGGAGATAAGGCAGAGCTACAAAAACTAGTTAATATTATAGAAGCTTTAGATAAGACTCTTTATACAAAGGAAACATGGACTAATTTAGAAAAAGTTTTAGAAGAAGCCAAAACTGTATTAGCAGATGAAAATGCTATGGTAGATGAAGTAAATAAAACTTTTGATAAGTTAATGGATACGTATAGTAAATTAGAAAAGGCTGTAGATAAGACAGAACTTGAAAAGATGGTAAATAAAGTTGAAGAGATAGATAAGAATTTATATATACCGTCAACATTAAAATATTTAGAAAAAGCACTTGAAAAGGCTAAGGAAGTATTAGCAAAGGAAAATGCTACACAAGATGAAGTAGATAAAGCCTTTGAATACTTAGTTAAAGCTTATGCTAAGATAAGATTAAAGCCAAATAAAGATATGCTTAATGGGTTAATAGAAGAAATTAAGAGTATAGATTTATCAAAATATACTACTTCTAGTGTTTCAAAGCTTAATAAAGAGCTAAGTAAAGCTATGAATGTATTAAATAGTGAAGAAGCGACTCAAAAAGATGTTGATAAGGCCTTTAATAATCTTAAAAAGGCTAAAGATGATTTAGTAGCTAAAGCAGATAATGTAAATCCAACAAACCCAACAAATCCATCATATCCAACAAAACCAGGAAATGGAGGTAAAACTCCAAGTGGTGGAAAACTACCAAATACAGGTGGAGCTATGGGGTCATTAGGATTATTAGGAATAGGTGGAGCTTTAGCAGTAGCAGGATTAACAATAATTAAAAAAAGAAAAAATTAG